One part of the Acetoanaerobium sticklandii genome encodes these proteins:
- a CDS encoding methionine ABC transporter permease: protein MIELLDLLIPSINETLYMVFISTVFTVILGLPLGILLVITREDSVLPNSNIYNSLSILINITRSIPFVILMIFIIPFTRLVVGSSIGTNAAIVPLVVAAIPFFARLVEGSILEVNPGVIEAGVSMGASPLEIVLKILIPEAMPSLVLNVTVTIINIIGYSAMAGAVGGGGLGYLAIGYGYHRFQTDVMFATVIILIILVQLIQISGNKISNSIYRK, encoded by the coding sequence ATGATAGAACTATTAGATTTACTCATACCATCAATTAACGAAACCCTATATATGGTATTCATATCAACTGTATTTACGGTTATCCTGGGGCTACCTCTAGGAATACTTCTAGTGATAACAAGAGAAGACAGTGTACTACCAAACAGCAATATTTATAATAGCTTGTCAATTCTTATAAATATCACAAGATCGATTCCCTTTGTAATTTTAATGATATTTATAATCCCTTTTACTCGGCTAGTTGTTGGAAGTTCAATTGGAACAAATGCAGCCATAGTGCCTTTAGTGGTAGCGGCTATTCCTTTCTTTGCAAGACTAGTAGAAGGCTCAATTTTAGAAGTCAATCCAGGTGTAATTGAAGCTGGAGTATCAATGGGAGCCTCTCCACTAGAAATAGTACTAAAAATATTAATTCCTGAAGCAATGCCTTCGCTTGTATTAAATGTCACAGTGACAATCATAAATATTATAGGCTATAGTGCAATGGCTGGAGCTGTAGGTGGAGGAGGACTAGGATACCTAGCGATTGGATATGGATATCATAGATTTCAGACAGATGTGATGTTTGCAACAGTAATAATATTAATTATTTTAGTTCAGTTAATTCAAATTTCAGGGAATAAAATTTCAAATTCGATATATAGAAAATAG